Within the Opitutaceae bacterium TAV5 genome, the region CAGGTCGCGGGTGATGAAGCGTGTATGTTTTCTGGCAATACACACTTCCCCGTGAAACGCGAGGTTGTCGCAGACGAAGACCTGGGAGCCGGCGACGAGACCGGCAGGAAACCGCTTGTCGTGCGAATTTCTCAGTCCCAGGACCCAGGCATAGCCGGAGTGCTGCGAACCGTTCTGCACCTGGATGAGGCCGAAATAACGGTCGCCGCCATGCGACAGGGCATGAGCCTGGCTGACGATGGAGAGGCGGGCGGAAGCCAGCGCACGCTCGATCTGTTCGACGAGCCGCAGATGCGGGATCGGCGTCCAGGTGGGCGTGGCCAGCGGAGTGCGGATTTCACGGAGCGTGCTGCGTTCGACGGCAGCGGCTCCGCAGTGGAGGAGAAGGTTGCATTTCATGATGTGGATCGGGTTTTGGTTGTTTTGGTGTGATGCGGTGATGACGGGTTGGTTTTTTCGGAAAACGACGAAGGCCACGCTCCTTTTGGAATACGTGGCCTTCGTCTGTTCTCCGTGCTCTGTCCTGTAGTTATCCGGCAAACACGCGCTACACTTCGACCGTGCGAAGGGCGCGGATGTTTTTCTTCAGGGTTTCATGGTCGCGTTCGAGCGCCTTTTGCTGGCGGACCGATTCGCGGATAAAAACCTGAAGGTTGCCCAGCGTGCCGTTCAACTCCCGGAGGAGATCGCGGGCGCGCTGGATCGACTGCTGCGCGGCATCGACGCCGGAAGCCTGGGCCTCCGGCGCGGCGGTGACGTGCGTTTTTTGCGGCGCGGCGGCGACAATGCCGGGAGTGCCGGTGCTGTTGCCGATGCGTGGTTGTGCGATGGCTACCATGGTTGTGCTTTCGTTGCGGGTTGTGGATGCGGCCGGGTTGGCCCCGGTCGCGTTTTTGTTTTCGTTGGTGGATGCGGCCTGCGGTGAGGCAGGCTCCGCATCCGGGAGATCCGCCGCCTTCGGCTCCGGAGCCGGGGCGGCGGACGGAGTGGCTGACGTTTTGGCCGGAGGCGGACCGACACGGGGACGGTTGGGAGTCCAGATGTTCACGCGGTGGCCGTCGCGCATGACGACCGGGGTCACATCGTCGCAAACGTGCAGGTCGCGGAATCCCCGCCGGAGTGCTCCGAGCAGGTAGTTCGCATCGAACTGCACGTCGCCGATGTCTTCGCCTTCCGGCACGCGGATAACCCGGCTCCTGCCGAGTTCGACGCGGACCTGCGGCAGGTGCGGCGGCGGGTTCAGGAACGCGCCTTCCTCACGGATCGTCAGGCAGACGGGGCTGTGCTTGTCCCGAAATCCGGGAAGCCGGGGCAGCACGGTCCTGAGCCGGGCGGCGTCCTCGTCCGAGATGCGCAGGTGAGCCTTGTAGCCGTCGGGCTTCGGGATCACCTGCCGCCAGTTCAGGTATTTTCCGGGGATCAGCCGGGTGGTCCACATCCACGGGCCGGAGGCAAGCCGGGCGACCGGGGACGTGTCGTGTTTCCACGTCGTGAAGAGCAGCGTGCCACCGGCGGTCTTGCCGATGACGGCGGGGACTCCGGAGAGCGGGAACACCAGGCCCTCGTCGGGCAATGGCAGATCGAGGCTGTTGCGGGCGTAGAGCTGGCGTCCGTCCGTGGCGACAACGGCGTGCTTTTCGACAAAAACACCGTTGATCAGGTAACGGTTGCTTTCGGTGCTCGCACAGTCCGCCGCCTCGACCATCGAGGCGAGGACAGCGGACGGCAGGCCGACGGGAGGACGCCCGGCGGGAGTCGGCACGGCGGGAAAATCCCCCGGCGGCTCCCCCCTGAACGGCAGGATGACCGGCGCGCCGCCGCTGAGGCAACGGATCGTCGGTTGCGGGAAGGGCTCGATGGCGATGTCGCTCCCGGCATCCGCCGACCTGGCGACGCCGTCCAGGGTTTCCCAGGGAACGAGCACCTTGCCGGTGGCGATATCGTCGGAATGTCCGGCACCCTCGAAAAGCAGGTGCTCGTCGGGAGTGGCGACGTCGAGCCGGACGGAATCGCTGTTGCCGACGACACGCACGCAGCGAAGCGCCGGGAGCGTCTGTCGGGCAGGCTTGAGGACGCGCAGGCCGGCAAGGGCCTCGCGCAATGTTTTCAGGCTGAATGTTATCATGATGGTGTGTGGTTGATGATGGAGGGTTGATGATTAACGTTGATGTAGTTGTTTATTGGTTACGTATTGCCCGCCAGATCGGCGGACAGGTTAAACACCACGGCCCGCCTCCCTCTCCCGTCCCTTGTGCGGGAAGGCGGAGGAAGAACGGGCCGTGGCGGTGCGGGTTTTTGTTGCGTTGCTGAATGCTTCCCCGCTTATGGCGGCTGGTTGTCGCGGGGGTGGTTGCGCCGGCATTTTTCCCGTGCCCGCCAGACCAGCGGAGCAAGGATGACGACGAGCAGGGGAACCCACTGCCGGGCTCCGACCAGCACTCCCGTGAGGAAGCAGAGCAGCAAAATGAGGACAGGGACGGGCGGTTTCATCGGCGTCGCATTTGCCCCAGGGCATACGCCACCGATGCGACCAGGATCGCGCCGGAGAGCATGGCGAAGGGGCTGAGGATTGTTTTGGATTGTTCGACCAGGGCCGGTTGCCAGAGGAGCGGCGTGACGGTCGCCCCGGCGACAAACGACAGGGCCGCAAGCAGGATCAGGCGGAGGAGAAGGGCGGGCATGGCTATTTCCTCCTCCTGCCGCTGGCGATGACCAGCGCGACCCCGCCGAGCAGCGAGCACAGCACCGCGCAACTGCCGACCCATTTCAGGGATTCGGCAAGGCGGGGCGCGTCGATGATCTGCCGGGACGGGACCGGCGGCGGTTGTCCGAGACCGCATCCCGCCAGCACGCCGGACAGGCCCAGCATGGCGACAAGGAGCAGGATCGGAAAACCGCAGATGACGGCGCGGCTGTGGCTGCGCTGTCCGGGTCGGGAAGGTTGTCTCATGGCAGGCCTCCTTTCCACTGGCGGCACTCCGCGTGAAACGGGCACCACGAGCACTGCATGCCCGGCGACGGGTAGTAGCAGTCGTTGGCCACGCCGTTCGCATAGGTCTCCACCAGCCGGGCAAACCGGTCGCGCTGGATCGGGCCGGGCGGCGGCAACGCATGGGCGATGACCTTCGGCGTCTTCGTCTTCACGAGGAAAACGAGTTCGCCGCCGGGGCAGGTTTCCCCGGTCGCGTCCTCGATCAACAGCGTGTAGGCGGTCAGCTGAAGCTCGTGCTGCCAGGCTTCGTTGTCCAGGTCCGGTGTCGCCGCGATGGTCTTGTAGTCCACCGGGGTGTGGTCGGCCTTCACCAGGTCGATCACGCCGAGCAGCGGCACCGCCAGTTGCGGGAGGTCGGCATGCACCTTCACCTCGACCCCGGCGGGTTTTTCGGTGGCCGGGTGTACGCCGCATTCCAGATACGCCCATAGCAGCGGCTCGCCCTTGGCGCGAACCTCCTGCTCCTGCTGTGTCGCTTCCCAGGCGACATTTTTGTTGTCCTCCGGGTTGTCGAAGGCCGCGTAATATGCCGCCATGACCGCGAGGAAGGACGCGTCGCCGCCGCGCCAGCGCGCCTTGTTGTAGTGCTGCAACGCCGCATGGACCGCCCGGCCCAGGTGCAACGCCGGGCTGGACGGCTTTGCCAGCATGAGCACCTTCTCGAAGTAGAACCGCAGGCGGCATCCGAGGAAGGATTTGAGGCGCGAGACCGAGACGTATTCCAGCGGATCGCCGCCCGTGACGGTCGATCCGGGCGAGGCGGACGGAGCGGATTCCGGCGGCGGCGATGACGGTTCGTGCGTATCGGATGTTCCGTTACGGCCGGGTTCAGGAATGGCGATCATCGCGCAGTCCTCCCCCAGGCCGCACGGCGGTAACCGCCGCGGTTTCCGTTTCCGCCGGTGCCGCCAGTGCCGCCTCCTCCCCGGCGCGAGGCCGGCGGGTTGCGGTCGGCATACGTTTCGAGCAGTTCATCGATCAGCGACGACGCCTGAAGCTTGTTCAGTTGCCGCACGCCGCTCCCGAACCGCGTCTGCGAGAGGTTTTCCACCTCGTCCTTGTCCAGCCGGTGCTCGTCCACGATCCGGAGGATCAGGTCGCGCTGCTTGTCCGAGCACCGCCACGCCGGCCCGTCTCCGTTCCCGCTGGCGGGTGCCGGCGCAGGCGCGGGCGAGGCATTGCTGGCGCTGGCATATCCGGCGCGCCGGGGGATGGCATTCCCCGGGGGTGGCGCGGGTGTTTCGCCGGGGATGAACCCGGCCTGCACAATCTGCGAATCCACGGCCGTCTGAAGGCGGCTGTAGAGTTCCGCGTTGACCTGCTCCAGCTGCGACAGGTCCGTGAGTTCCGTTCTCAGCGTGACCGAGAACTGGTGCGAGGAATAGGCCGGCAACCCGACTTTCTTCGCGTAGTTGGCTTCGATGATGACTGGCATCTTCTCGCCTCCTTTCGTGTTTGACCGCTACATGAAAACAAAACGCCCCGGAGGCGGTCGGCTCTCCGGGGCGATGGATAAGGGCAATGTGTCCTTATCAATTATATATAGCACAAAGAGAAGCGTTGTTGCAGGGCGTCGAAAAGGGAACGAGATCACTCAAAAACATCCTCCGCGACATCCAAAAATATCCACGATTTCGGTACCCGATCCCTCGCGCCTTGTCCTCCGGCGTT harbors:
- a CDS encoding DNA polymerase sliding clamp subunit translates to MITFSLKTLREALAGLRVLKPARQTLPALRCVRVVGNSDSVRLDVATPDEHLLFEGAGHSDDIATGKVLVPWETLDGVARSADAGSDIAIEPFPQPTIRCLSGGAPVILPFRGEPPGDFPAVPTPAGRPPVGLPSAVLASMVEAADCASTESNRYLINGVFVEKHAVVATDGRQLYARNSLDLPLPDEGLVFPLSGVPAVIGKTAGGTLLFTTWKHDTSPVARLASGPWMWTTRLIPGKYLNWRQVIPKPDGYKAHLRISDEDAARLRTVLPRLPGFRDKHSPVCLTIREEGAFLNPPPHLPQVRVELGRSRVIRVPEGEDIGDVQFDANYLLGALRRGFRDLHVCDDVTPVVMRDGHRVNIWTPNRPRVGPPPAKTSATPSAAPAPEPKAADLPDAEPASPQAASTNENKNATGANPAASTTRNESTTMVAIAQPRIGNSTGTPGIVAAAPQKTHVTAAPEAQASGVDAAQQSIQRARDLLRELNGTLGNLQVFIRESVRQQKALERDHETLKKNIRALRTVEV